The following coding sequences are from one Saprospiraceae bacterium window:
- a CDS encoding glycosyltransferase family 2 protein — protein sequence MDLSIAIPAYNEEESLPELVAWIDRALANSGIEYDIWFVDDGSTDQTWEVIETLHRKYPVVKGIRFRRNYGKSAALHTVFHQCTGKVVITMDADLQDSPDEIIPMYNMLLSEKRDIISGWKKKRYDNAITKNLPSKLYNTVTGWMSGVKLHDMNCGLKAYRSEVVKSIEVFGEMHRYIPVIAKWAGFRNVGEKVVQHQARKYGHSKFGMSRFLYGFLDLSTIMFIGKFGKRPMHFFGVLGVLFFFLGACFVMYMIFTKYAYNVYGMTARPAFYISLVLMIIGSQLFLTGFTAELISRNASERNHYQIDKIMD from the coding sequence TTGGATCTATCTATTGCGATACCCGCTTACAACGAAGAAGAGTCATTGCCGGAGCTGGTCGCCTGGATAGATAGGGCATTGGCGAATTCGGGAATAGAGTATGATATTTGGTTTGTTGACGATGGCAGCACCGACCAAACTTGGGAAGTCATTGAAACATTGCACAGGAAATACCCAGTAGTGAAAGGGATTCGCTTCCGCCGCAATTACGGGAAGTCGGCAGCGCTACACACTGTATTTCATCAATGTACAGGTAAAGTAGTCATCACGATGGATGCTGACTTGCAGGATAGTCCTGATGAAATAATACCTATGTACAACATGCTACTCTCCGAAAAGCGTGACATTATCTCAGGTTGGAAGAAGAAGCGCTATGATAACGCAATTACTAAAAATCTTCCTTCCAAACTTTACAATACCGTCACTGGTTGGATGAGTGGTGTAAAACTTCACGACATGAATTGTGGACTCAAAGCCTATCGATCAGAAGTAGTGAAGAGCATTGAAGTGTTCGGAGAGATGCACAGATATATTCCGGTGATTGCAAAGTGGGCAGGTTTTAGAAACGTGGGGGAGAAAGTAGTTCAACACCAGGCTAGAAAATATGGACATTCCAAATTTGGAATGAGTCGTTTTTTATATGGATTTTTGGACCTCTCCACAATCATGTTTATAGGAAAATTCGGCAAAAGGCCGATGCACTTTTTTGGTGTATTAGGAGTACTGTTTTTTTTTCTCGGCGCCTGTTTTGTCATGTACATGATTTTTACAAAATATGCATACAATGTTTACGGGATGACTGCGCGTCCGGCATTTTATATTTCACTGGTTTTAATGATTATCGGATCACAACTGTTTCTCACAGGTTTTACTGCGGAATTAATCAGCAGGAACGCATCTGAACGCAATCACTACCAGATTGATAAGATCATGGATTAA
- a CDS encoding ATP-dependent DNA helicase RecQ, with translation MPYEEKIYEALKFHFGFESFKGNQEPIIQSVLAGRDTFVIMPTGGGKSMCYQLPALMMPGTAIIISPLIALMKNQVDSIRGYGQTDEVAHFLNSSLNRGEIKQVKDDIIRAKTKLLYVAPETLQKDETIEFLSSVDLSFVAVDEAHCISEWGHDFRPDYRRIRDMINSIDHRIPIIALTATATPKVQVDIVKSLEMKDPGIFMSSFNRPNLYYEVRPKINKEQTIRQIIQIIKAHPGHSGIIYVQARKTTEDIAQILQVNGIKAAPYHAGMDSKARSQVQDDFLMEEIDVICATIAFGMGIDKPDVRFVIHYDIPKSLENYYQETGRSGRDGMVGDCYAFFANADLVRLEKFLRDKPASEREMGAQLLDEVLAYVESPVCRRKFVLHYFGEEFESETCHQMCDNCKHPKQSQEVKSELELALKTILALNQNFTIKPVVEFICGVKTKDILDYELDSHELFGAGETQGSLFWYSLIRQAILMGYLIKDIESYGVLKISEKGQEYLTKPIKVEISINHNYEVTSSFEEDSAPAQGVALDPALFATLKDIRLQVAKKFNVKPWVVFFDPSLEEMATRYPISIEDLCKISGVNKGKAERYGNAFIEFIQKYVEENDIQRPDDFVVKQVADKSKFKIEIIKGIDKKIPFEDICRNVQMNMEELMDELNMIVSSGTKLDIDYYIEDNVDEYNKQDIYEYFSTADSDSAEEAYRALKEDDITFEEIRLIRLKFLSEMVN, from the coding sequence ATGCCTTACGAAGAAAAAATTTACGAAGCCCTAAAGTTTCACTTTGGATTTGAATCCTTTAAAGGGAATCAGGAACCGATCATACAAAGTGTACTGGCAGGAAGAGACACTTTCGTCATCATGCCCACGGGTGGAGGCAAGTCAATGTGTTATCAGCTACCGGCATTAATGATGCCAGGTACAGCCATTATCATTTCACCCCTCATCGCCTTGATGAAAAACCAAGTGGATTCTATCCGTGGTTATGGACAAACGGATGAAGTTGCTCATTTTTTGAACTCTTCTCTCAACCGGGGTGAGATCAAACAAGTAAAAGACGATATCATCCGCGCTAAAACAAAGCTCCTCTATGTAGCGCCGGAAACGCTCCAAAAAGACGAAACCATAGAATTTCTTAGCAGCGTAGATCTGTCTTTTGTCGCTGTAGATGAGGCTCATTGTATTTCGGAGTGGGGACATGACTTCAGACCGGATTACAGAAGAATAAGGGATATGATCAACTCTATAGACCATCGCATCCCGATCATTGCACTGACAGCAACTGCAACCCCTAAGGTACAGGTGGACATTGTCAAGAGCCTTGAGATGAAAGACCCCGGTATTTTCATGTCATCATTCAACCGGCCCAACTTATATTATGAAGTAAGGCCCAAAATCAATAAAGAGCAGACGATACGCCAGATCATCCAAATCATCAAAGCGCATCCCGGCCATAGCGGGATCATCTATGTTCAGGCACGGAAGACCACTGAAGATATAGCACAGATTTTACAAGTCAATGGTATCAAAGCAGCCCCTTATCATGCCGGTATGGACTCTAAAGCACGCAGTCAAGTGCAAGATGATTTTTTAATGGAAGAGATTGATGTCATTTGTGCAACGATAGCCTTTGGAATGGGTATTGATAAGCCCGACGTGAGATTTGTCATCCATTACGATATTCCAAAATCACTGGAAAACTACTACCAGGAAACCGGCAGGTCAGGACGTGATGGAATGGTCGGAGATTGCTATGCATTTTTTGCAAATGCTGATCTTGTAAGACTTGAAAAATTCCTTAGAGACAAGCCCGCATCAGAAAGAGAAATGGGCGCTCAACTCTTGGATGAAGTGTTGGCGTACGTAGAAAGTCCGGTTTGCAGACGTAAATTTGTATTACATTATTTTGGAGAAGAATTCGAGTCTGAGACCTGTCATCAAATGTGTGACAATTGCAAACATCCTAAGCAATCTCAGGAGGTCAAATCTGAACTAGAACTAGCTCTCAAAACAATACTGGCTCTCAATCAAAATTTCACCATCAAACCGGTGGTAGAATTCATCTGTGGAGTAAAAACAAAAGATATTCTGGACTATGAACTGGATTCACATGAACTGTTTGGTGCAGGTGAAACCCAAGGAAGTCTTTTCTGGTATTCTTTGATCAGGCAAGCAATTCTCATGGGATATCTCATTAAGGATATCGAATCTTATGGAGTTTTGAAAATCAGTGAGAAAGGCCAAGAATACCTCACCAAACCAATTAAAGTAGAGATATCTATTAACCATAATTATGAGGTCACTTCCAGTTTTGAGGAAGACAGTGCACCTGCACAAGGTGTGGCTCTGGACCCAGCATTGTTTGCTACCCTAAAGGATATACGTTTACAAGTAGCAAAGAAATTCAATGTAAAACCATGGGTTGTATTTTTTGATCCTTCTCTGGAAGAAATGGCCACACGCTATCCTATCTCTATAGAGGATCTTTGTAAAATATCCGGAGTGAATAAAGGTAAAGCGGAACGATACGGAAACGCTTTTATTGAATTCATTCAAAAATATGTAGAAGAAAATGATATACAGAGACCCGATGATTTTGTAGTCAAACAGGTAGCTGACAAATCCAAATTTAAAATTGAAATCATCAAAGGAATTGACAAAAAAATTCCCTTCGAAGATATTTGCAGAAATGTCCAGATGAATATGGAAGAACTTATGGATGAGCTCAACATGATCGTAAGTTCAGGTACCAAACTCGATATCGATTATTATATTGAAGACAATGTTGATGAATACAATAAACAGGATATTTACGAATATTTTTCGACGGCAGACTCAGATTCGGCAGAAGAAGCTTATCGCGCATTGAAAGAGGATGATATCACTTTTGAAGAAATAAGACTCATACGTTTGAAGTTTTTATCTGAAATGGTCAATTGA
- a CDS encoding GHMP kinase → MKVQELSGSEVLWNSYDENGKKWFSAEIDLMGFDVVETTDPDIGKYLRKLFKACCQNNSEFLSHWKKYKVDHYLEFPRNWGLGSSSTLIYNMAAWADVNPYHLYFDIEEGSGYDIACAGADSPVLFTLGDGSIDLSEIDYLPPFMDQLFFIPLNQKADSRDAVKFTQKNKPDSKLINKVSQLTDRLIGLKTLSSFEEWVEEHENLIGNYLGVKPIRQTQFPDFPGAVKSLGAWGGDMVLACGKRDTVESYFHNKGFTKIIPYKELVL, encoded by the coding sequence ATGAAAGTTCAGGAACTCTCAGGATCTGAAGTTCTTTGGAACAGCTATGACGAGAACGGGAAGAAATGGTTTTCTGCCGAAATAGATTTGATGGGTTTTGACGTAGTCGAAACTACTGATCCCGATATTGGCAAGTATCTCCGCAAGCTATTCAAAGCCTGCTGTCAAAACAATAGCGAATTCCTATCTCACTGGAAAAAATACAAGGTCGATCATTATCTAGAATTTCCACGCAATTGGGGACTGGGCTCCTCTTCCACTTTGATTTACAACATGGCTGCTTGGGCAGATGTCAATCCATATCATCTTTATTTTGATATAGAAGAAGGCTCGGGATATGATATCGCATGTGCAGGTGCAGATAGTCCGGTTTTATTTACTCTGGGCGATGGAAGCATCGATCTTTCAGAAATAGACTACTTGCCACCGTTCATGGATCAATTATTTTTCATACCGCTGAATCAAAAAGCGGATAGTCGCGATGCTGTAAAATTCACTCAAAAGAACAAACCTGATTCAAAACTTATCAATAAAGTTTCTCAGCTTACGGATCGCTTGATTGGGTTAAAAACTCTCTCATCTTTTGAGGAGTGGGTGGAAGAACATGAAAATCTGATCGGAAATTATCTCGGTGTCAAACCCATTCGCCAAACTCAATTTCCTGATTTTCCCGGAGCGGTGAAATCATTAGGTGCCTGGGGAGGTGATATGGTGCTTGCCTGTGGCAAACGGGATACAGTCGAAAGTTATTTTCACAACAAGGGCTTTACTAAAATCATCCCATACAAAGAACTCGTGCTTTAA
- a CDS encoding 3-dehydroquinate dehydratase, with amino-acid sequence MIKICIIQGPNLNFLGQRDPEIYGSQNLQDILDGLIQQFPRCKFSQYQSNDENQIIDAIQSLIGSEVQGLIINPGGYTHTSVSIFDALSMLKIPVVEVHISDITARESFRHHSLIHPLCYTRIIGMGVGGYAIGVERLLEFIHADQLV; translated from the coding sequence ATGATCAAAATTTGTATCATACAGGGACCCAATCTGAATTTTCTCGGGCAGAGAGATCCTGAAATATATGGGTCTCAAAATTTGCAGGATATTTTAGATGGCCTTATTCAACAGTTTCCACGATGCAAGTTTAGCCAATATCAATCTAACGATGAAAATCAAATCATCGATGCTATTCAATCGTTAATCGGATCTGAAGTGCAAGGTCTTATCATCAATCCGGGTGGATATACGCATACTTCTGTAAGTATCTTTGATGCACTCAGTATGTTAAAAATTCCAGTAGTGGAAGTCCATATTTCTGACATCACTGCACGTGAATCTTTCAGGCATCACTCTTTGATTCATCCGTTGTGCTATACAAGAATCATAGGTATGGGTGTGGGTGGTTATGCGATAGGAGTGGAACGTCTGCTTGAATTTATTCATGCAGATCAATTGGTTTAA
- a CDS encoding aminotransferase class V-fold PLP-dependent enzyme, which translates to MSDELRENIASLERQSLVLEPDSSQRNELSQAVQSFAENFLESLEEGNAYQTFDSVKGYFKLNDSPVSTEDMLDELRKGMLDHGLNPASGGHLGYIPGGGLFASACGDFLAAITNQYAGISYGGPGAVRIENELIRWLCDLMSYPSTAHGNLTSGGSIANLIAIVTARESKAIKSSQISETCIYLSSQVHHCVHKAIRIAGLAEAGLRIVPLDGHFRMDAGALEEMLHHDITSGLRPFLVVASAGTTDTGAIDPLDRIADLAGEHGLWFHVDAAYGGFFRHSHLSHPDFGKVSAAFAGIERSDSVVVDPHKGLFLPYGLGAVLIKDMASMYRAHYYRAAYMQDSLGVTEEWSPADLSPELTKHFRGLRLWLPLKMYGFEPFLAALDEKLLLCRYFYREVRNLGFETGPFPDLSVCIYRYVPADRDANAFNELLVREIVKHGRVFVSSTTIDEIFWIRIAILSFRTHIRLIDEYLFLLKDYVHRLLA; encoded by the coding sequence ATGTCAGATGAATTACGTGAAAATATAGCTTCTCTTGAGCGTCAATCCTTGGTTTTAGAACCGGATTCTTCTCAGAGAAATGAATTGAGCCAGGCTGTGCAAAGTTTCGCAGAAAATTTTCTGGAATCTTTAGAAGAAGGAAATGCCTACCAGACATTTGACAGCGTAAAAGGATATTTTAAATTGAACGACAGTCCTGTGTCCACTGAGGATATGTTGGATGAACTGCGTAAAGGTATGCTCGACCATGGATTGAATCCTGCTTCAGGTGGTCATCTTGGTTATATACCCGGAGGAGGACTATTTGCCTCAGCTTGCGGAGACTTCCTCGCGGCAATTACAAATCAGTATGCAGGCATCAGTTATGGTGGTCCGGGAGCTGTGAGAATTGAGAATGAGTTGATCCGATGGCTCTGTGATCTCATGTCATATCCTTCAACTGCCCACGGCAATCTGACCAGCGGAGGATCGATCGCCAATCTCATCGCTATCGTCACAGCGCGGGAATCTAAAGCTATAAAGTCATCCCAGATCTCTGAGACTTGCATATATCTGAGTTCTCAAGTGCATCATTGTGTTCATAAGGCGATTCGGATCGCCGGTTTAGCGGAGGCCGGACTCAGAATTGTACCTCTGGATGGGCATTTTCGGATGGACGCGGGTGCTTTGGAAGAGATGCTTCATCATGATATTACTTCCGGTCTCAGACCATTTCTGGTAGTTGCGAGTGCCGGTACTACGGATACGGGTGCCATTGATCCATTGGATAGAATAGCCGATCTTGCTGGCGAGCATGGCCTTTGGTTCCATGTTGATGCTGCTTATGGTGGTTTTTTTAGACATTCCCATTTATCTCATCCGGATTTCGGGAAAGTAAGCGCTGCTTTTGCCGGTATAGAAAGGTCGGATTCTGTGGTGGTGGACCCTCACAAAGGTCTTTTTCTTCCTTATGGTCTGGGAGCTGTCCTCATCAAGGATATGGCCTCAATGTACAGAGCTCATTACTATCGCGCTGCATATATGCAGGATAGTCTGGGAGTGACTGAGGAGTGGAGTCCTGCGGACCTCTCACCGGAATTGACTAAGCATTTTAGAGGCCTTCGTTTATGGTTGCCCTTGAAAATGTATGGATTTGAGCCATTTTTAGCTGCTTTGGATGAGAAGCTGCTGTTGTGTCGGTATTTTTATCGCGAAGTGAGGAATCTGGGATTTGAAACCGGCCCATTTCCTGATCTTTCTGTTTGTATCTATCGCTATGTGCCTGCCGACCGTGATGCCAATGCTTTCAATGAATTGCTTGTCAGGGAGATTGTGAAGCATGGACGAGTTTTCGTCTCTTCCACCACGATTGACGAAATTTTTTGGATCCGTATCGCGATTTTAAGTTTTCGGACTCATATTAGACTCATTGACGAGTATCTGTTCCTCTTGAAGGACTACGTCCACCGGCTTCTGGCTTAG
- a CDS encoding DUF5606 domain-containing protein — protein MVSIEQIVAVSGQPGLYKLISSRSNGLVLEDLTNGKTNFYSSRNSEFAPLESMGIYTLGETIALKDVYEKFVEFEKNTKIPSHDEADNVIKEFFQIALPEHDPYRVRPRDMKKCLKWYHQLKSHQLIVPEDNTSNPPEKTD, from the coding sequence ATGGTTTCAATAGAGCAAATAGTTGCAGTCAGTGGTCAACCGGGTTTATACAAGTTGATATCGTCAAGATCGAATGGCCTTGTATTAGAAGATCTGACTAATGGAAAGACTAATTTTTATTCCTCCCGAAATTCTGAATTCGCACCACTTGAAAGTATGGGAATTTATACTCTTGGAGAAACGATCGCTCTCAAAGACGTTTACGAAAAATTTGTGGAGTTTGAAAAAAATACAAAGATTCCATCACATGATGAAGCCGATAATGTGATCAAAGAGTTTTTTCAGATTGCTTTACCGGAACATGATCCATATCGTGTAAGACCAAGAGATATGAAAAAATGTCTTAAATGGTATCATCAATTAAAATCTCACCAACTCATCGTACCAGAAGATAATACCTCAAATCCACCAGAAAAAACTGATTGA
- a CDS encoding glycosyltransferase family 2 protein produces MYKNKRVAVVLPAYNASLTLERTFREIPMDIVDDIILCDDASKDNTFDIGRSLGIQYCIRHEQNKGYGGNQKTLYNKALEIGADIIIMLHPDYQYTPKLIPSMVNIIGEQLYDVVLGSRILGVGALKGGMPIYKYIFNRFLTLSQNFLCGYKLSEYHTGYRAFSREVLQNIPFNQNSDDFVFDNEMLSQIIYFDYSIAEISCPTKYFDEASSINFKRSVVYGLGVLRVSIVHRLQKFGLLKSKLYQKDNSIY; encoded by the coding sequence ATGTATAAAAACAAAAGAGTCGCTGTCGTTTTACCTGCTTACAATGCATCACTCACTTTGGAGCGCACCTTCCGGGAAATTCCAATGGACATTGTAGACGACATCATTCTTTGCGATGATGCAAGCAAGGACAATACCTTTGATATTGGGAGATCTCTCGGCATCCAATATTGCATCCGACATGAACAAAATAAAGGCTATGGTGGAAATCAGAAAACACTTTACAACAAAGCTCTTGAGATCGGCGCTGACATCATCATCATGCTTCATCCTGATTATCAATACACCCCAAAACTTATTCCTTCCATGGTGAATATTATTGGAGAGCAATTGTATGATGTAGTTCTTGGTTCACGGATACTAGGTGTAGGTGCATTAAAAGGAGGCATGCCTATTTACAAATATATTTTCAATCGTTTCCTGACCTTATCACAGAATTTTCTCTGCGGATATAAATTGTCAGAGTATCATACCGGTTACAGAGCCTTTTCCAGAGAGGTGCTGCAAAATATACCATTCAATCAGAATTCGGATGACTTCGTATTTGACAATGAAATGTTGTCGCAAATTATTTATTTCGATTATTCAATTGCTGAAATTAGTTGCCCTACCAAATATTTCGACGAAGCTTCATCTATCAATTTCAAAAGAAGTGTGGTTTACGGTCTTGGTGTGTTACGTGTTTCTATAGTCCACAGATTACAAAAGTTTGGATTATTAAAATCAAAACTTTATCAAAAAGACAATTCGATTTATTAG
- the rmuC gene encoding DNA recombination protein RmuC yields the protein MESLIYGLIGLLIGMVLFLLNKLSSVPKSQFDELSKKWADLQMESKLVQDRFSHLISDHKSLGDQLQMKRDESQKLNSDNVQLQTRLDHGSQQWKLLQQDLEKERLLNQQQQNQLQQLSRSITEFSSQNKFLQEKLESQKQEVEELRKQSILEFQNLANQIMEEKSQKFTLANKENLETILKPLGENIHQFKQKVEETYDKESKQRFSLEEKVKDLIEMNNKLSQEAHNLSSALRGQAKKQGNWGEMILESILEKSGLQKNREYKVQETLYDEHGKMLRPDVIIYLPENRTIIIDSKVSLIAYDRFNSEDDKPTQDIYLQQHVQSVRQHIDDLAKKKYDTLTSGLDFTMLFIPIEPAYILAVQEDNELWNYAYQKRILLISPTNLIAALKLVTDLWKREQQSRNAAEIAKQGERLYEKIVGFLESMEDIGKHINKSQEMYLKAIGQLRDGRGNLVNQAEKLKKLGVKSNKEIPSNLLAFDDEEEDEATDQKKLGQF from the coding sequence ATGGAATCTCTCATTTACGGACTGATAGGGCTTTTGATCGGAATGGTGCTCTTCTTGTTAAACAAGCTCAGTTCTGTGCCCAAAAGTCAATTTGATGAGCTCTCAAAAAAGTGGGCAGATCTTCAGATGGAAAGTAAATTGGTCCAAGATAGGTTCTCTCATTTAATTTCGGACCATAAGTCACTTGGGGATCAACTTCAGATGAAAAGAGACGAGAGCCAAAAACTAAATTCTGACAATGTGCAACTCCAAACCAGACTGGATCACGGTTCACAGCAATGGAAACTACTGCAACAGGATCTTGAAAAGGAACGCTTGCTCAATCAACAACAACAAAATCAGCTCCAACAACTATCAAGAAGCATTACAGAGTTTAGCTCACAAAATAAGTTTCTTCAGGAAAAACTCGAATCACAAAAACAGGAAGTTGAAGAATTGAGGAAGCAGAGTATCCTTGAATTTCAAAATTTGGCCAATCAGATCATGGAAGAAAAATCCCAAAAATTTACATTGGCGAATAAAGAAAATTTAGAAACAATTCTCAAACCATTGGGTGAAAACATTCATCAATTCAAGCAAAAAGTTGAAGAGACATATGATAAGGAATCTAAACAAAGGTTTTCGTTAGAAGAGAAGGTGAAGGATCTCATTGAAATGAATAATAAACTTTCTCAGGAAGCGCATAATTTATCTTCAGCTCTCAGAGGTCAAGCAAAAAAACAGGGTAACTGGGGAGAAATGATTCTTGAAAGTATTTTGGAAAAATCCGGACTTCAGAAAAATCGAGAATACAAGGTTCAGGAAACTTTGTATGATGAGCATGGAAAAATGCTTAGACCGGATGTGATCATCTACCTTCCTGAAAATCGAACGATCATCATTGACTCAAAGGTATCATTGATTGCTTACGATAGGTTCAACTCAGAAGACGATAAACCAACACAGGACATTTATTTGCAACAACATGTACAGTCTGTTCGTCAACACATCGACGATCTGGCAAAGAAAAAGTATGATACACTAACCTCCGGATTAGATTTTACAATGTTATTTATTCCTATTGAACCGGCATATATTCTAGCGGTTCAGGAAGATAATGAATTGTGGAATTATGCCTACCAGAAAAGGATTTTGTTGATTTCACCAACCAATTTGATAGCAGCGCTTAAGTTGGTTACAGATCTTTGGAAAAGAGAACAACAAAGTAGAAATGCAGCTGAGATTGCAAAACAAGGTGAGAGACTTTATGAAAAAATCGTAGGATTCCTGGAAAGCATGGAAGATATTGGAAAACATATCAATAAGAGTCAGGAGATGTATTTAAAAGCAATAGGCCAATTGCGCGATGGGCGTGGAAATCTAGTCAATCAAGCAGAAAAATTAAAAAAACTTGGAGTTAAGTCTAACAAAGAAATTCCTTCAAATTTACTTGCTTTTGATGATGAGGAAGAGGATGAAGCAACTGATCAAAAAAAGCTTGGACAATTCTAA
- the dinB gene encoding DNA polymerase IV, with translation MMSAMRSILHLDLDSFFVSVEVNKNSALKGKPLIVGGMSQRGVVAACSYEARAFGIHSAMPMKMALRLCPQAIVLRGDFDSYVYYSQMVTDIIDEEAPLFEKSSIDEFYLDLSGMDKYFGCMKWSLELRQRIIHETGLPISFGLSINKIVSKVGTNEAKPNGTLLVPNGEEKGFLAPLSTNKLPGIGKETYKRLSFMGVRTLKVLSEIPVKLLEREFGESGKTIWEHANAIDNRPVVSYHEAKSISKEQTLENDTLDMARIRLILLRMTEKLAFELRDSGRLCSVITVKIRYADFNTFSRQTKISFTALDEPLWVAVQTLFDKLYDRRQLIRLVGVKFGGLCYGRSQLSLFENTAEQISLLRQVDRIRHRFGYAAVQRAVFSSTESDGEPESKAPASGI, from the coding sequence ATGATGTCGGCTATGCGTTCCATATTACATCTTGACCTGGACAGTTTTTTTGTTTCTGTAGAAGTCAATAAGAATTCGGCGCTGAAGGGCAAACCATTGATAGTTGGTGGGATGAGTCAAAGGGGTGTAGTGGCGGCGTGTAGTTATGAGGCGCGCGCTTTTGGTATACACAGTGCTATGCCTATGAAGATGGCTCTGCGGCTTTGTCCTCAAGCCATTGTGCTGCGGGGAGACTTTGACAGTTATGTGTACTACTCACAGATGGTCACTGACATCATCGACGAGGAAGCTCCACTGTTTGAGAAATCCAGTATAGATGAATTTTATCTGGATCTGAGTGGCATGGACAAGTATTTTGGTTGTATGAAGTGGAGTCTGGAGTTGCGTCAGCGCATTATACATGAGACGGGCTTGCCGATATCGTTTGGGCTGTCGATCAACAAGATCGTCTCCAAGGTAGGTACGAATGAGGCAAAACCCAATGGTACATTACTGGTCCCCAATGGTGAGGAGAAGGGTTTTCTGGCACCTTTGTCCACCAATAAATTACCCGGAATTGGCAAGGAAACCTACAAGAGACTTAGTTTCATGGGTGTGCGCACCCTTAAGGTACTCAGTGAGATTCCCGTCAAGTTACTAGAGCGCGAGTTCGGCGAGTCCGGTAAGACAATTTGGGAACACGCCAATGCCATCGATAACCGTCCTGTGGTGTCATACCACGAAGCTAAATCCATCTCTAAAGAACAGACTCTGGAAAACGATACACTGGATATGGCGAGGATCAGACTGATCCTCTTGCGGATGACAGAAAAACTCGCTTTTGAACTGCGCGACTCCGGGCGTTTGTGTTCTGTGATCACGGTAAAAATACGTTATGCTGATTTCAATACTTTTAGTCGCCAAACCAAAATCTCCTTCACTGCTCTGGATGAGCCTCTGTGGGTGGCAGTGCAGACACTCTTTGACAAACTCTATGATCGAAGACAACTCATACGACTTGTTGGCGTAAAATTTGGTGGGCTCTGCTATGGACGTTCACAGTTGAGTCTCTTTGAGAATACTGCAGAACAGATCTCTCTGCTTAGACAGGTGGATCGGATCAGACATCGATTTGGCTACGCGGCTGTACAGCGCGCCGTGTTTTCCTCGACAGAATCTGACGGAGAACCGGAATCAAAAGCTCCGGCCTCAGGTATTTAG